AAACTTCATCATTGATAACATCACTGTCTTTTAGCTTTGCTGTAATATGTTCTACTGAAATAAGCTCCTTTTCAATTGTTTCAGCAAGGTTTTCTGATATTCTGTCTCGATTTTTAGGAATTAATCCTTGTATTTTAAAAAACAGAAAGTTTACTTCCTTATAAGGTCTAAATAATAGCTTTATTGCCAAATAATTTGTAAACCATCCTATTAATGTTCCAACAAAAACCATTATACCAAGTTGTATTAATATATTTCCCAATTTTTCCTCCAAATTTATAATTCACAAAAAATTATTATAAACTTTTGCTCAAAGGTTATAGTATTTTATGTTTTTATATTATCCAACAATTGCTCTTCCGTATTCTCTACATTTTTCAATTTTTTCATCATCATCAACAGACAAATGAATTATCAATCCGTCATTTACAACTGAAAGATTTTCAGCAATCATTTCTTCACGCCAAGTTTCCATCCAGCCGCCTTGTCCCCAGTCATAAGATCCAAAAAGTCCAACTGTTTTTCCAAAAATTTTGTCTTTTATTCCTTCGATAAATTCTACCATTTCAGGTGCAACTTCTTCAGCTCCTCCAGCTGGCGAACCAAATGCTACAAAATCAGCATTTACTGCACTTTCATCAGCTTCTTCCACATTTATTAGTTTTACAACAGCTCCAGCATTTTCTGCTCCTTCGCCAATGTATTTTGCCATATCTTCAGTATTTCCAGTACCTGTATAATAAATTATATTTAATGTTGCCATTATTTTCCTCTTTTCTTTATAATTTAAAAATTATTTAAAGCCAAACTATAAAGTCTGGCTGTTTTTTTATTTTGTTAATCTGTAAGTATCCCTTGCAATTACAAGTTCTTCTGCTGTTTCAATCTTATAAATTTTAACTTTTGAATCTTTTGTTGACAATTCAACATTTCCTGGCAATCTTTGTGCATTTTTTTCTTCATCCAGTTCAATTCCAAAATATGAAAGCGATTCACAAATATGCTGTTTTACTCCAACTGAATTTTCCCCTATTCCACCTGTAAATGCGATTGCGTCAATTCCGTTCATCGCTGCAACATAAGCTCCGATATAAAGTTGTATTCTGTAACAGAACATTTCATAAGCTAAAATAGCCTTCTCATTACCTGATCTTCTTGCTGTATCTAAATCACGAAAATCTGAACTTTCTCCAAATATTCCCAAAATTCCAGACTGCTTATTCATTCTCGTATTCATTTCATCCAAAGAAAGACCTCTTTTTCTCATTATATAAATGACAGACGCGGGATCTGCATCTCCAGTTCTTGTTCCCATCATAACTCCTGCAAGCGGGGTCATTCCCATTGATGTATCTACAACTTTACCATTCTGAACTGCTGAAATGCTCGCTCCATTTCCAAGGTGGCAAACTATAATTTTAGAATCTTCTTTTCCTAACATTTCTCTTGCCACTTCACTTACATAT
This window of the Leptotrichia massiliensis genome carries:
- a CDS encoding flavodoxin domain-containing protein, with the translated sequence MATLNIIYYTGTGNTEDMAKYIGEGAENAGAVVKLINVEEADESAVNADFVAFGSPAGGAEEVAPEMVEFIEGIKDKIFGKTVGLFGSYDWGQGGWMETWREEMIAENLSVVNDGLIIHLSVDDDEKIEKCREYGRAIVG
- a CDS encoding acetate/propionate family kinase, producing the protein MKVLVINCGSSSAKFELIDMTNEQSLAKGNCERIGIANPIFSYKNLLTGEKIDKMEVPMENHTIAVELILQTLQDEKIGVISSVDEIDSIGHRIVHGGEYYEKSVIVDDEVMKNLEEIAPLAPLHNPAHIMGIKVVQKLLPGKKNVVVFDTAFHQTMPGKAYMYPYPYEDYTDLKVRKYGFHGTSHRYVSEVAREMLGKEDSKIIVCHLGNGASISAVQNGKVVDTSMGMTPLAGVMMGTRTGDADPASVIYIMRKRGLSLDEMNTRMNKQSGILGIFGESSDFRDLDTARRSGNEKAILAYEMFCYRIQLYIGAYVAAMNGIDAIAFTGGIGENSVGVKQHICESLSYFGIELDEEKNAQRLPGNVELSTKDSKVKIYKIETAEELVIARDTYRLTK